Proteins encoded in a region of the Wenzhouxiangella sp. XN201 genome:
- a CDS encoding RimK/LysX family protein, translating into MKGQSPPNMIIGACEWVALPDLGISQLRARVDTGAKSCAMHASDIEQVERDGVSFAIFHVPIGRHEATRWQRCEAEVRRIRRVRNTSGELEERLTIRTPVVIGHSRWDVDITLTNREKMRYRMLLGRTAMENHALVYPARTFLQGKPRL; encoded by the coding sequence GTGAAAGGTCAGAGCCCTCCCAACATGATCATCGGCGCCTGCGAGTGGGTCGCGCTGCCGGATCTGGGGATCAGTCAGTTGCGGGCGCGGGTCGATACCGGCGCAAAATCGTGCGCAATGCATGCCAGCGATATCGAGCAAGTCGAACGCGATGGCGTTTCTTTTGCCATCTTCCACGTTCCCATCGGCCGCCACGAGGCCACTCGCTGGCAGCGCTGTGAAGCCGAAGTCAGACGGATTCGACGGGTCCGGAACACTTCCGGTGAACTGGAAGAACGCCTGACCATCCGCACGCCGGTGGTCATCGGGCATTCGCGCTGGGACGTGGACATCACCCTGACCAATCGTGAGAAAATGCGCTATCGTATGTTGTTGGGACGAACAGCCATGGAAAATCATGCGCTGGTTTACCCGGCACGCACGTTTCTGCAGGGCAAGCCGCGCCTGTAA
- the rimK gene encoding 30S ribosomal protein S6--L-glutamate ligase has translation MRIAILSRSRRIYSTRRLVEAAKERGHDVQVVDTLRCYMNIASHRPTIHFRGDPIDPFDAVIPRIGASVTFYGTAVLRQFEMMGTFPLNESVAVTRSRDKLRSLQLLARKGIGLPVTGFAYATKDIGDLIQMVGGAPLVVKLLEGTQGIGVVLCETKKAAESVLEAFMGLNVSIMVQEYIKEAGGADIRCFVVGGKVVAAIKRQAQPGEFRSNLHRGGSASLIKITPEERSTAVRAAKIMGLNVAGVDLLRSNHGPLVMEVNSSPGLEGIETATGKDVAGLIISFMEKNAEKNKTRTRGKG, from the coding sequence ATGCGTATCGCCATCCTCTCCCGCAGCCGCCGCATCTACTCCACTCGCCGTCTGGTCGAGGCCGCCAAGGAGCGCGGTCACGATGTCCAGGTGGTCGACACCCTGCGCTGCTACATGAACATCGCCTCACACCGGCCGACAATCCACTTCCGGGGCGATCCGATCGATCCCTTCGACGCCGTCATCCCGCGAATCGGTGCATCAGTCACCTTTTACGGCACGGCGGTGCTGCGCCAGTTCGAGATGATGGGCACCTTTCCACTCAACGAGTCGGTGGCGGTCACCCGCTCACGTGACAAGCTGCGCTCGCTCCAATTGCTCGCCCGCAAGGGCATCGGCCTTCCGGTAACGGGATTCGCCTACGCCACCAAGGACATCGGGGACCTGATCCAGATGGTCGGCGGCGCGCCCCTGGTGGTCAAGCTGCTCGAAGGCACCCAGGGCATAGGCGTCGTGCTGTGCGAGACGAAAAAGGCGGCCGAGTCGGTGCTTGAAGCCTTCATGGGCCTCAACGTCTCGATCATGGTGCAGGAATACATCAAGGAAGCCGGCGGTGCCGACATCCGCTGCTTCGTGGTCGGCGGCAAGGTTGTGGCTGCCATCAAACGCCAGGCCCAGCCCGGCGAATTCCGTTCCAACCTGCACCGGGGCGGCTCGGCCAGCTTGATAAAGATTACCCCCGAGGAACGCTCCACGGCCGTGCGTGCGGCCAAGATCATGGGCCTGAACGTGGCCGGCGTGGACCTGCTGAGGTCCAATCACGGCCCGCTGGTGATGGAGGTCAACTCCTCGCCCGGCCTGGAAGGCATCGAGACGGCAACCGGCAAGGACGTCGCCGGCCTGATCATCAGCTTCATGGAAAAAAACGCCGAGAAGAACAAGACGCGTACTCGCGGCAAGGGCTGA
- a CDS encoding alpha-ketoacid dehydrogenase subunit beta, with amino-acid sequence MAEMHLIDGVTTALARAMEEDPAVVVLGEDVGVNGGVFRATAGLHQKFGDERVIDTPLAEVMIAGMAVGMAAQGLKPVAEAQFCGFTMPMVDHIMCHAGRMRNRTRGRLSCPMVLRFPSGGGIHAPEHHSESPEALFAHMPGIRVVIPSSPSRAYGLMLAAIRDPDPVIFMEPKRIYRWQKEEVADDGEELPLDVCYTLRDGNDITLVTWGAMVKETLEAADQLEEQGLSVEVIDVATVSPIDMETIIESVERTGRCVIVQEAPKHCGVASEIAAGLADTGVWHLHAPVKRVCGYDVVMPLYRNEMKYMPSVRRIVDAAREVLEVS; translated from the coding sequence ATGGCCGAGATGCATCTGATCGATGGCGTCACCACGGCGCTGGCCAGGGCGATGGAAGAAGACCCCGCAGTGGTCGTGCTGGGTGAGGACGTCGGCGTCAACGGCGGTGTGTTCCGCGCGACCGCCGGCCTACACCAGAAGTTCGGCGACGAGCGCGTGATCGACACCCCCCTGGCCGAAGTAATGATCGCCGGCATGGCCGTCGGTATGGCCGCACAAGGACTCAAGCCGGTCGCCGAAGCCCAGTTCTGCGGATTCACCATGCCGATGGTCGACCACATCATGTGCCACGCCGGGCGCATGCGAAACCGCACCCGGGGCCGGCTGAGCTGCCCGATGGTGCTGCGCTTTCCTTCCGGCGGGGGCATCCACGCCCCAGAGCATCATTCCGAAAGCCCCGAGGCGCTGTTTGCCCACATGCCGGGCATACGCGTGGTCATCCCCTCCTCGCCCTCGCGTGCCTACGGCCTGATGCTGGCCGCGATCCGCGACCCGGATCCGGTCATCTTCATGGAGCCCAAGCGCATCTACCGCTGGCAGAAGGAAGAGGTGGCCGACGACGGCGAGGAACTGCCGCTGGATGTCTGCTACACCCTGCGCGACGGCAACGACATCACCCTGGTCACCTGGGGCGCCATGGTCAAGGAAACCCTGGAAGCCGCCGATCAGCTCGAAGAGCAGGGCCTGAGCGTGGAGGTCATCGACGTGGCCACGGTCAGCCCGATCGACATGGAGACCATCATCGAGTCGGTCGAGCGCACTGGCCGCTGCGTGATCGTGCAGGAGGCCCCGAAGCACTGCGGCGTCGCCAGCGAGATCGCTGCCGGCCTGGCCGACACCGGTGTCTGGCATCTGCACGCGCCGGTCAAGCGCGTTTGCGGCTACGATGTAGTCATGCCCCTGTATCGCAATGAAATGAAATATATGCCCAGCGTCCGGCGCATCGTCGACGCGGCGCGTGAAGTTCTGGAGGTTTCATGA
- a CDS encoding dihydrolipoamide acetyltransferase family protein, with protein MKVFNLPDLGEGLPDAEIVEWLVSEGDTVEVDQPLVSMETAKAVVEVPSPFAGKVSKFHGGPGDVIKTGAPLAEFEVDGDASTEESTQSEPPATEAAAESDSKESEAAAESADKSEAANEEEREDSGTVVGKMQSGGEVLKERTSTVGGVKVTPAVRALARKHKVDLSQVEPTGADGVVTAGDVRKAAEEGTAQARPRSERAEPRREEREESRPQRPAESGPRPQPSPEQASGEWEPLRGTRRTMARAMSESHKRVVPTTLMDDADIHAWRHGEDVTFRLLRALAAGAKAVPGLNAWYDDEQNMRMVHKGMDVGMAVDTEDGLFVARLKDVHKGSREDIRGEINRLKENVKNRSIPPEDLKDYTIMLSNFGVFAGRYATPIINPPCVSIVAAGVLRHEVVPVLGGIEVHRMIPLSLTFDHRACTGGEAARFLKAMIADLSKAE; from the coding sequence ATGAAGGTTTTCAATCTGCCTGATCTCGGCGAAGGCCTGCCGGATGCCGAGATCGTCGAGTGGCTCGTCTCCGAGGGTGACACCGTCGAGGTCGATCAGCCGCTGGTGTCAATGGAAACGGCCAAGGCCGTCGTCGAAGTGCCCAGCCCCTTCGCCGGCAAGGTCAGCAAGTTTCATGGTGGCCCCGGCGACGTGATCAAGACCGGCGCACCGCTGGCCGAATTCGAGGTCGACGGCGACGCCAGTACCGAAGAATCCACGCAGAGCGAACCGCCGGCGACCGAAGCCGCCGCGGAGTCGGACTCGAAGGAATCCGAAGCGGCCGCGGAGTCGGCGGATAAGTCCGAAGCGGCAAACGAGGAAGAACGCGAGGACTCCGGCACCGTGGTCGGCAAGATGCAATCCGGCGGCGAAGTCCTGAAGGAACGTACTTCGACCGTCGGCGGCGTCAAGGTCACTCCGGCGGTACGCGCCCTGGCACGCAAGCACAAGGTTGACCTCTCGCAGGTCGAGCCGACCGGCGCCGATGGCGTCGTGACCGCCGGCGACGTGCGCAAGGCCGCCGAAGAAGGCACCGCCCAGGCCAGGCCGCGCAGCGAGCGCGCCGAACCACGCCGCGAAGAGCGCGAAGAAAGCCGGCCGCAACGTCCGGCCGAAAGCGGGCCGCGACCACAGCCCTCGCCCGAACAGGCCAGCGGAGAATGGGAACCCTTGCGCGGCACGCGACGAACCATGGCGCGCGCCATGAGCGAGTCGCACAAGCGCGTGGTGCCGACCACTCTGATGGACGATGCCGACATCCATGCCTGGCGCCACGGCGAAGACGTTACCTTCCGTTTGCTGCGTGCCCTGGCCGCCGGCGCGAAGGCCGTGCCGGGCCTCAACGCCTGGTACGACGACGAGCAGAACATGCGCATGGTCCACAAGGGCATGGATGTGGGCATGGCAGTCGACACCGAAGACGGCCTGTTCGTCGCCCGCCTCAAGGACGTACACAAGGGCTCACGCGAGGATATCCGCGGCGAGATCAACCGCCTGAAGGAAAACGTCAAGAATCGCAGCATTCCGCCCGAAGACCTCAAGGACTACACCATCATGCTGTCCAATTTCGGGGTTTTCGCCGGGCGCTACGCCACGCCGATCATCAACCCGCCCTGCGTGTCGATCGTAGCCGCCGGCGTACTGCGTCACGAGGTCGTGCCGGTACTCGGCGGAATCGAAGTGCATCGCATGATCCCGCTGTCACTGACCTTCGACCACCGCGCCTGCACCGGCGGCGAGGCAGCACGCTTCCTCAAGGCCATGATCGCCGACTTGTCGAAAGCGGAATAG
- a CDS encoding tetratricopeptide repeat protein — MIGCSQFSIGRLEVDAAARRIRAGDTDLRVEPKVFDLLLYMVRYQGRAIAQDELLEQVWGRTVASDAVVSQAIHKLRSLLRDPGDLPDALTTLRGVGYRLDAPVTPTHDPGHPLARFPIANWRIALPMLLLVAGLVVWWQVWQTASSLPPRIALLPFENATGRAELDWIGAGGAAVMSEQLRRRGIDVVSPGQLDQVEQAAGEAVDTVTAAARRAGIEQVYAPRLVSDPDGLRLVLVNLTDQSTPPLELAGTGPASMSLAMAGMLAERLDAPLRSPAGALGLGNPFLDEAYARAYYHRQKGELDEAQELYEYILREAPDAHWARYHLSITLRYAGDMEASREQLQTLFEVALDDPWLAAAIRSTLGNMEWYAGNLNRAESLYNEARERFESHGMIGGVASALGNLGMVAFSRADFDRGRDYALQALAIYRRQGNRIQEARVMHNIGNSHFDQGNHEVALDYLEGAHGIRLELGLPDQAANTRTIMAQIALDQGRLGEGERMLEQILAAFRETGNERGIGRTLAHLAQVASYRGRYDRSRELALEALTLARSRNEAASTARAALLLGRALHARGDFQGAANHYEQAEKTWARLENAPGRITCLVERIRLALDRGEPEHARALLRQLEPLAADHGDRGYLESLQALHLRVRISSNELDDITPVIGELTDALDPGLLEHAELIIEVAEALHLADGAHPALARLAPAAERWAMRYFPAARHLYRTATDPEDCRRATRALQQLRGPNWRQSLPPSPACETTQTPPTRQS; from the coding sequence GTGATCGGCTGCAGCCAATTCTCGATCGGCCGCCTGGAGGTCGATGCCGCTGCCCGGCGCATTCGTGCCGGCGATACCGATTTGCGGGTCGAGCCCAAGGTATTCGACCTGCTCCTCTACATGGTCCGTTACCAGGGACGCGCCATTGCTCAGGACGAATTGCTCGAACAGGTCTGGGGCCGGACGGTGGCCAGCGATGCCGTCGTATCCCAGGCCATTCACAAGCTCAGATCACTGCTGCGTGATCCGGGTGACCTGCCCGATGCGTTGACCACACTTCGCGGTGTCGGCTATCGACTGGATGCCCCGGTTACACCGACGCATGATCCGGGCCATCCGCTCGCACGGTTCCCGATTGCCAATTGGCGCATCGCCCTCCCAATGCTGCTCCTGGTCGCCGGACTGGTCGTCTGGTGGCAGGTCTGGCAGACCGCCTCGAGTCTCCCGCCCCGCATTGCCCTGTTGCCGTTTGAAAATGCCACCGGAAGGGCCGAGCTGGACTGGATTGGCGCCGGTGGGGCCGCTGTCATGAGCGAACAGCTGAGGCGGCGGGGAATCGACGTGGTTTCACCCGGACAACTGGACCAGGTCGAGCAGGCAGCGGGCGAAGCAGTCGATACCGTCACGGCAGCTGCCAGAAGGGCTGGAATCGAGCAGGTCTACGCACCTCGCCTGGTGTCCGACCCGGACGGCCTGCGCCTGGTGCTGGTCAACCTGACCGACCAGTCAACGCCGCCGCTCGAACTGGCCGGGACCGGCCCGGCCTCCATGTCGCTGGCGATGGCCGGCATGCTGGCCGAACGGCTGGACGCCCCACTGCGGTCCCCCGCCGGGGCCCTGGGACTTGGCAACCCGTTTCTCGACGAGGCCTATGCCCGTGCCTATTACCATCGCCAGAAGGGCGAACTGGACGAGGCACAGGAGCTGTACGAATACATCCTGCGCGAAGCACCCGATGCACACTGGGCTCGCTATCACCTAAGCATTACCCTGCGCTATGCCGGCGACATGGAGGCTTCCCGGGAACAGCTGCAGACGCTGTTCGAGGTTGCGCTGGACGATCCCTGGCTGGCCGCCGCCATCCGCTCGACCCTGGGCAATATGGAGTGGTACGCAGGGAATCTGAACCGCGCCGAAAGCCTCTACAACGAAGCCCGGGAACGATTCGAATCACACGGCATGATTGGCGGTGTCGCTTCAGCACTGGGCAATCTCGGGATGGTGGCCTTCTCTCGGGCCGATTTCGACCGCGGCCGGGATTACGCCCTGCAGGCACTGGCCATCTATCGCCGCCAGGGCAATCGCATTCAGGAAGCGCGCGTGATGCACAACATCGGCAATTCGCATTTCGACCAGGGCAATCACGAAGTAGCGCTGGACTATCTCGAAGGCGCCCATGGCATTCGTCTGGAACTGGGCCTGCCCGACCAGGCTGCCAATACGCGCACCATCATGGCCCAGATCGCTCTGGACCAGGGGCGCCTCGGAGAGGGCGAGCGGATGCTGGAGCAGATCCTGGCGGCATTCCGGGAAACCGGCAACGAACGCGGAATCGGGCGCACGCTGGCCCATCTGGCTCAGGTCGCCAGCTACCGCGGCCGCTACGACCGTTCCCGCGAGCTGGCGCTGGAGGCGCTGACGCTGGCGCGTTCACGCAATGAGGCGGCCAGCACGGCCCGGGCGGCTCTGCTTCTCGGCCGCGCCCTGCATGCCCGCGGTGACTTTCAGGGTGCTGCAAATCATTACGAACAGGCAGAGAAGACCTGGGCCCGGCTGGAGAACGCACCCGGCCGGATTACCTGCCTGGTCGAGCGCATTCGTCTGGCGCTGGACCGTGGCGAGCCGGAACACGCCCGGGCCCTGCTGCGCCAACTCGAACCGCTGGCCGCCGACCATGGTGACCGTGGCTACCTCGAAAGCCTGCAGGCCCTTCACTTGCGGGTGCGGATCTCCAGCAACGAACTTGACGACATCACGCCGGTCATTGGCGAACTGACGGATGCGCTCGATCCCGGCCTGCTCGAACATGCCGAACTGATCATCGAGGTCGCCGAGGCATTGCATCTTGCCGACGGCGCCCACCCCGCCCTCGCCCGCCTTGCCCCGGCCGCCGAACGATGGGCCATGCGGTATTTCCCCGCCGCCCGGCATCTTTACCGAACCGCCACCGACCCCGAGGATTGTCGCCGGGCCACCCGCGCCCTACAGCAGCTGCGTGGGCCAAACTGGCGTCAGTCCCTGCCCCCTTCACCCGCCTGCGAAACCACCCAAACGCCGCCGACTCGGCAATCTTGA